GGTAGCGGAAAGACGGAATCACTGGGTGGTTCATAAGGATCTGACTCTTCAAGTGATGGCAGAAGTCAAAAAGTCGGCCGGTGTCGGCGTATTTTTATTGTTTTACCCAAACGTTTGGGTTGGCGAAATGTAGGGCGAAGAAAAGTTTTAGTCAAACGTTTGGGTAAAGATTTATTTCCGGGAAATCGCGTCCTGTTCGGGTAGAATTCGCGCGCTGAATAACAGACTGCTGGAAACCCCTCACACATGCCGAATCAATCTCGCCCCGCTACTCTGAAGTCCATGGCGACTGCACTGGGCGTGCACGTTTCCACGGTGTCGCGGGTGCTCAATGGCGACCCTGCCGGCGTCGAGCGAGCGGCGTCGGCCGAGGTGGTTGCGCGTATTCGGGCATTGGCAAAAGAGCTGGACTATCGACCGAACACGCAGGCATCCAACCTGAAGTTGCGTAAAAGCCAGGAAATCTGCGTGCTCATGCCGCGCCTTACCGACCTGGTGATGGCGACCATTTACGACAGCATCGACAGCACGGCCGAGCAGGCCGGTTACCTCACGTTCGTGTCCAACACCGACGACCAGCAGCCGCGTCAGATGGCCCGTGCCGAGCATGCCTTGCGCCGCTCGGTGGCCGGGTTGATCGTGGGTGACTCCCATGTGGGTGAAAACCAGCCCCTGCTTGAGCTGCTGTCGCGCAAAAACATTCCCTACGTGCTGGTGAGCCGGCAGATTGCCGGGCATGTGGCAGCGTGCAGCGATGATGAGTTGGGCGGCTGGCTGGCGGCCGAACACCTGTACGGGCTGGGCTTTCGCGATGTGGCGATTCTGGCGGGCGAGCGCTATGCGTCCACCGGGGCTGATCGCACCCGGGGGTTTACCCGTTTTTACCGCGAGCAAGGCATCACCCTGCGCCCGGAATGGACCCTCAACGGCCCTTTCGACAGCCTCACCGGGCACAAGCAGGGCGAGTACCTGCTGGGGCTCACCCCGCGGCCTCAGGCGTTTTTTGCCGTCAACGACTTCCTGGCCATCGGCCTGATGGGGGCTGCGCGTGACAAGGGGCTGATGCCGGGCAAGGACATCGCCGTGGTGGGTTTCAACGACATTGCGCTGGCCAACGAACTGATCGTGCCGCTCACCAGCGTGCGTCTGCCGCTGGCACAGATGGGCCAACATGCCGTGGAGTTATTGCTCAAGCGCATAAACGGCGAGCCCAGCGAGTCGATCATCCTGACGCCACAATTGCAGGTGCGGGCGAGCTCTTCACTATCCAGCTGAACCCCTTCAAGAATTTACAAGCCGAGTAAAAAGCATGAATCGTCGTAAAAAAATCATCCAGTTGTTAAAGGCTCACGCCAAAAAGGCCAACGCCAAACTGGCACCGCAAAAAAAGGACAAATACATCAGCAAAGCCGACCGCTTGAAGCTGGTGGAAGCCGCCGCGCTCGAGCCTGTCACCCCTCCTGAAAGCTGATCTGAAGCTCGACCCTCCCCCTCCTGAGACACATAACCCCCCTGTGAGGTTATGTGCCATCGCCTCTTTGAGCTCCCCTCCTCCATTGGCCACAACTGCCTGATAGTTGCGGGCACCTGAAATTCCTTGGGATCCGGATACACCCCATGACGGGGTTATGCCGCGCGAACCACAGGCGCAGCTTCGCAGGCTGCCCTTTCCCGGCGTACATCTTGATGGCCATCAGGGCATGCTTTTTCTGTATACAATTTTTTGTAAATCTGGTTACATAATTTCGCGCCTACGACACCGGTATTCGCCGATGCGTATTGCGACGGTCTAAAACCATGAGACACCCACAGCAGCTCGAACCCATCGCGCGTCATCTGCGAATGGCGTTCAAAGCTCACCACGATGCTTGCTTGTGCTACCGCATGGGCGACGAGCTCGTCTCTTTCCCGCTCCCTCCGCCGTCCCACCTGGAACCTGCTCTCGCCCTTGGTCGAAGCCCGAATTGGCGCAGGCCTGTTGGTGGCCCAAGGCTTGCAAGTGAAGAGGATCAGGTGCCAACACCCTTGGACATGCACCCTGTGTGGGCACTGGCTGATCCAGTCAGCCACAAA
This genomic stretch from Pseudomonas deceptionensis harbors:
- a CDS encoding LacI family DNA-binding transcriptional regulator translates to MPNQSRPATLKSMATALGVHVSTVSRVLNGDPAGVERAASAEVVARIRALAKELDYRPNTQASNLKLRKSQEICVLMPRLTDLVMATIYDSIDSTAEQAGYLTFVSNTDDQQPRQMARAEHALRRSVAGLIVGDSHVGENQPLLELLSRKNIPYVLVSRQIAGHVAACSDDELGGWLAAEHLYGLGFRDVAILAGERYASTGADRTRGFTRFYREQGITLRPEWTLNGPFDSLTGHKQGEYLLGLTPRPQAFFAVNDFLAIGLMGAARDKGLMPGKDIAVVGFNDIALANELIVPLTSVRLPLAQMGQHAVELLLKRINGEPSESIILTPQLQVRASSSLSS
- a CDS encoding DUF2986 domain-containing protein; the encoded protein is MNRRKKIIQLLKAHAKKANAKLAPQKKDKYISKADRLKLVEAAALEPVTPPES